The nucleotide sequence ACAACAAACAAGTGTGCTTAAAACTGAATCGGGGCTTACAAGCCCCGATTTTTATTTATCTTACATCCAGTAAACAGCGATGTACAAACCAAGCCATACGACGTCAACAAAGTGCCAATACCAAGCGGCACCTTCAAACGCAAAATGATGCTTAGCTGTAAAGTCACCACGAATCATACGGCGCAAAACAATCGCCAACATCGTGCCACCAAGGAAAACGTGAAAGCCGTGGAAACCAGTCAACATGAAGAATGTAGAGCCATAAATGCCTGAAGTCAGCTTCAAATTCAACTCATGATATGCATGGTAGTACTCGTACACTTGGAAACCCAAGAAAATAGCGCCCAAACCAACAGTAGCAGCCAAGCCAATGATGGCTTTCTTCATGTGATTTTCAACCAATGCATGGTGAGCGATAGTAATCGTTACACCAGAGCTCAAGAGCAACAAAGTATTGACTGTTGGAATTGGCCAAGGACCCATGGTCGTAAATTTCTCAACCAAACCAGCAGGACCGTCATTTGGCCAAACCGCCTGAAAATCAGGCCAAATCAATTTGCTCTCGACATCACCCATCCAAGGCATCGCGATGTTGCGAGCATAGAAAAGGGCCGCAAAGAATGCGCCAAAGAACATAATTTCAGAGAAGATGAACCAAGCCATAGACCAGCGATAAGAGATGTCTACGTTGACACCGTTCTTGCCAGCATTGGATTCTGCAATCGTGTCGCCAAACCAGTTATAGAGAACGTAGAGAACAAATGCAACGCCCGCGAGCGTCAAAGGCCCGCCCCACGAGGCGTGATTTACCCATCCAGAAATACCAAAGCCAAAAGCAATTAAGCCAAAAGCTGCCATTGCTGGATGTCTAGATAGTCCAGGGACGAAATAGTATGGGGTTGAATTGGATGACATCTTATTCTCTCTATTCAATCAAAAAATAATCAATGGGACACAACTACTTTCACTATCAACAGGAGCACTCCCATAAAAATCAGGGCACCAATAACTCCTGCAATGATAATGTGCACAAAACTCAATGAAGCAACATCTTCCTGCAAACCAGACTTCTTACGCACACCTAAAAAGCCCCACATCACGGCTTTCATAGACTGCATAAAACTACCTTTCTTTTTCATGATGCCAGCCTTGATTTAGGAGCTGGTGGCGTACCACCTAAACCCAACTCAAAGAAGGCGTATGACAAAGTAATTGTTTTTACATCATCCGGTAAACCCGCATCTATTACAAAGACTACCGGCATCTTTTTTGTTTCTTTTGCTGCTAACGTTTGCTCCTGGAAGCAAAAGCACTCTAATTTAGTAAAGAACTCCGTTGCACTTTTAGGCGCATAACTTGGTATTGCTTGAGCGCGTACTGGGCGATTCTGATTATTGGTTACTTCATAAACAATCTCTGTCATTTCACCAGGGTGCACTTCTAAAAAATTCTTTACTGGCTTAAAGGTAAACGGGCCACGGCTATTCGAATCAAACTCAATAGTTACTGTACGAGCATAGTTAACTTGCGTATTGCCAACCTTATTAGGACTGAAGGCTCTAACACCATAATCATTCTTACTTGTTACTACATTAATTCCAGTGACCTCACACAAGGCCTTATACATCGGAACCAACGCATAACCAAAACCAAACATCATCACAGCCGCAATTAAGAGCTTCAACAAAATTTGACGATTTAGCGCTTGATCTACAACCATTTCTACAAGGGATTAACCCAACAAACTCCGTTTAATCAAAATACCAATAAAAAATGTCACTACGATACTCACGAGAATCAAGCCCATCCTACGATTGTTCGCAGCTAGGGCTTGCTTCCTTGAATTATTAAATTCCTGCTTCACGCATTTGCTCTGCACTAGGCGGATTCTCAAAAGTGTGATGTGGCGCTGGTGAAGGCACGGTCCACTCAAGACCCTTCGCACCATCCCATGGCTTCATTGGAGCTTTTTCGCCTTTGCCGTTATATGCAGGCAGCACAACGAAGAGCAAGAAGTAAACCTGCGCCAAACCGAAGCCCAATGCACCGATAGATGCAATCGCATTAAAGTCAGCAAACTGAGTAGGATAGTCAGCATAGCGACGTGGCATACCCGCTAGGCCCAAAAAGTGCATTGGGAAGAAGGTGATATTGAAGAAAATCATAGAAGCCCAGAAATGGATCTTGCCGCGTGTTTCGCTAGCCATGAAGCCAGTCCACTTTGGACACCAGTAATAGAAGCCAGCAAACATGGCAAACAATGAACCCGCTACCAATACATAGTGAAAGTGGGCAACGATGTAGTAAGTATCTTGAATGCCGATGTCAATTGGAGCCATTGCGCAAATCAAACCAGTAAAGCCACCCATGGTGAAAACGAAGATAAAGCCGATGGCCCACAACATCGGGGTTTCAAAGGTCATCGAACCCTTCCACATCGTTGCAACCCAGTTGAAAATCTTCACGCCTGTTGGAACAGCAATCAACATCGTTGCATACATAAAGAACAGTTGCCCTGTTACTGGCATGCCAGTTGCAAACATGTGGTGAGCCCAAACGATGAATGACAAGATTGCAATCGATGCAGTTGCATAAACCATTGAACTGTAACCAAACAATGTCTTTCTAGAGAAAGCAGGAACGATTTCACTAATGATTCCGAATGCTGGAAGAATCATGATGTAAACCTCTGGGTGACCAAAGAACCAGAAAATATGCTGGAACATAATTGGGTCACCACCGCCAACTGCGGAGAAGAATGAGGTACCGAAATGACGGTCAGTCAGAACCATGGTAATTGCGCCAGCCAACACTGGCATCACAGCAATCAACAAGTAAGCAGTGATCAACCATGTCCAGCAGAACATTGGCATCTTCATCAATGTCATGCCAGGTGCGCGCATATTCAAAATGGTTACGATGATATTGATCGAACCCATGATTGAGGAGGCACCCAATAAGTGGAGGGCAAAAATAGCCATATCCATGCCAGGACCCATCTGTGAGGTCAATGGAGCATAGATAGTCCAGCCACCTGAGGGAGCACCACCAGGAACAAGGAATGAACTCAATAGCAATGTTGCTGCCAC is from Polynucleobacter sp. MWH-UH23A and encodes:
- a CDS encoding cytochrome c oxidase subunit 3; translated protein: MSSNSTPYYFVPGLSRHPAMAAFGLIAFGFGISGWVNHASWGGPLTLAGVAFVLYVLYNWFGDTIAESNAGKNGVNVDISYRWSMAWFIFSEIMFFGAFFAALFYARNIAMPWMGDVESKLIWPDFQAVWPNDGPAGLVEKFTTMGPWPIPTVNTLLLLSSGVTITIAHHALVENHMKKAIIGLAATVGLGAIFLGFQVYEYYHAYHELNLKLTSGIYGSTFFMLTGFHGFHVFLGGTMLAIVLRRMIRGDFTAKHHFAFEGAAWYWHFVDVVWLGLYIAVYWM
- a CDS encoding DUF2970 domain-containing protein gives rise to the protein MKKKGSFMQSMKAVMWGFLGVRKKSGLQEDVASLSFVHIIIAGVIGALIFMGVLLLIVKVVVSH
- a CDS encoding cytochrome c oxidase assembly protein — translated: MVVDQALNRQILLKLLIAAVMMFGFGYALVPMYKALCEVTGINVVTSKNDYGVRAFSPNKVGNTQVNYARTVTIEFDSNSRGPFTFKPVKNFLEVHPGEMTEIVYEVTNNQNRPVRAQAIPSYAPKSATEFFTKLECFCFQEQTLAAKETKKMPVVFVIDAGLPDDVKTITLSYAFFELGLGGTPPAPKSRLAS
- a CDS encoding cytochrome oxidase small assembly protein → MVRRVLSGPCLHQRHITLLRIRLVQSKCVKQEFNNSRKQALAANNRRMGLILVSIVVTFFIGILIKRSLLG
- the ctaD gene encoding cytochrome c oxidase subunit I, producing MSTVSTTHDHAHDHAHDDHTPHGWRRWLFATNHKDIGTMYLIFSFVSLLAGGVMALGIRLELFQPGLQFLRPEFFNQLTTMHGLVMVFGAIMPAFVGFANWMVPLQIGASDMAFARMNNFSFWILPVAATLLLSSFLVPGGAPSGGWTIYAPLTSQMGPGMDMAIFALHLLGASSIMGSINIIVTILNMRAPGMTLMKMPMFCWTWLITAYLLIAVMPVLAGAITMVLTDRHFGTSFFSAVGGGDPIMFQHIFWFFGHPEVYIMILPAFGIISEIVPAFSRKTLFGYSSMVYATASIAILSFIVWAHHMFATGMPVTGQLFFMYATMLIAVPTGVKIFNWVATMWKGSMTFETPMLWAIGFIFVFTMGGFTGLICAMAPIDIGIQDTYYIVAHFHYVLVAGSLFAMFAGFYYWCPKWTGFMASETRGKIHFWASMIFFNITFFPMHFLGLAGMPRRYADYPTQFADFNAIASIGALGFGLAQVYFLLFVVLPAYNGKGEKAPMKPWDGAKGLEWTVPSPAPHHTFENPPSAEQMREAGI